The bacterium nucleotide sequence CAGCACGGACTCGATGGCATGGCCCAGCGCTTCGAGCCGGAAGGGTTTTCGGACGTAGGTGGTGAAGCGCGTGCCGCGGATGCGATCCGCCAGTTCCGCGTCGCTGTGGCCGCTCATGAACACCACAGGAAGGGTGGAGCGAAGGGCTCTCAGGGCGTCGAGGGTCTGCTCACCGTCCATTTCCGGCATCGTGAGGTCGAGAAGGACGGCCGCGATGCCTTCATCGTGCGCTTTGGTGGCATCGACGGCTTCGGACCCGCTCGACACTTCGATGGTCCGATAACCCAGTGCGTTGAGCATGCGGGCCGCGGCAACCCGCACCATGTCTTCGTCATCCACGACGAGGATCGTTGCGCTGCTGGGTACATCCCGCGATCGATGGACACTCTCATCTGGTTTCGGGGCAGTGGCGAGAGGCAGCAGCACCTGGAGCGTGGTCCCATCGCCAGGTTGGCTCTCGACCCGGATTGCGCCCCGATGACTCAAGATGATTCCGAGCGTGGAGGCCAGGCCAAGGCCGCGGCCCTGGAATTTGGTCGTGAAGAACGGATCGAAAATACGTGCGGTGGTTTCGGAATCCATCCCGCATCCGTCGTCCGAGACCTCGAGCAGCGCGAAGTCGCCATCGGAGAGATCGTCTCGGATTTGACAGCTCTCGATGAAGGTACGGTCTGCGTGGACGATGCCGGTTCGAACGCGCACCCGACCGGCTTCCTCCTGGAGTGCCTCAGAGGCGTTGGTGATGAAGTTCATCACCACCTGGCGGATCTGCGTCGCGTCGGCATGGACCCATACGGTTTCGCTGTCGTGCTCGACCTCGAGCCTCGCCTTGCCGGAAACGCTCGTGCGGAGGAGTTCCATCATTTCGGAAACGAGAGCGGCCAGATCGACGGACCCGAACGAGACCTCGGCCTTGCCCGCGTACGCGAGCAGTTGCTGCGTCAGGTCTGCCGCGCGTTCGCTGGCCTGGCGCACATCCTCAATCCGCCTTCGCGCCGGCGAATCCACCGGGATTTCCTGAAGCGCGGTGTCCGAGTTCCCGAGGATCCCGACCAGTAGGTTGTTGAAATCGTGTGCGATGCCTCCCGCAAGAACGCCGAGGCTCTCGAGTTTCTGGGCCTGCTGGAGGGCCCGCTCGATCGTCTTCCGCTGGGTCACATCTCGCACGATGGCGAGCGCCGATTCCACCTCTCCAGAGCTCGTGAGAAGGGCGCGCAGAGAGACATCGAAGGCGAAACTGCCGTTGGGGAGGTCGACGTCTACTTCGAGTTCCTCGCCCATTCCGGTCTGGTAGGTGCGCTCGGTCGCCTCGAGGATGCGGTCGCCTCCGTCTCCAGGCACGAAATCGTGAATGCTTCGACCGGGTATATCCTCCGCTGTTACACCATAAC carries:
- a CDS encoding response regulator, whose protein sequence is MAEALHASEGRLKAILAALELDKVVAVDRDGTVVSILGESGKTGRYGVTAEDIPGRSIHDFVPGDGGDRILEATERTYQTGMGEELEVDVDLPNGSFAFDVSLRALLTSSGEVESALAIVRDVTQRKTIERALQQAQKLESLGVLAGGIAHDFNNLLVGILGNSDTALQEIPVDSPARRRIEDVRQASERAADLTQQLLAYAGKAEVSFGSVDLAALVSEMMELLRTSVSGKARLEVEHDSETVWVHADATQIRQVVMNFITNASEALQEEAGRVRVRTGIVHADRTFIESCQIRDDLSDGDFALLEVSDDGCGMDSETTARIFDPFFTTKFQGRGLGLASTLGIILSHRGAIRVESQPGDGTTLQVLLPLATAPKPDESVHRSRDVPSSATILVVDDEDMVRVAAARMLNALGYRTIEVSSGSEAVDATKAHDEGIAAVLLDLTMPEMDGEQTLDALRALRSTLPVVFMSGHSDAELADRIRGTRFTTYVRKPFRLEALGHAIESVLAGSNKAE